A portion of the Bacteroidales bacterium genome contains these proteins:
- the mnmA gene encoding tRNA 2-thiouridine(34) synthase MnmA, with amino-acid sequence MSKHGRILVAMSGGVDSSVASILLKEEGYEVIGITLKTWDYSLSGCEKKENACCNTDAINDARSIAVKSGFPHYVIDLTQKFNDCVIENFVDEYLSGRTPNPCILCNTNIKWATLLEKANQLGCEYVATGHYAKVNSADNRYFISKATDDNKDQSYVLWALTQEQLKKTMFPLGKYKKPEIKSIATKFGFTDIAGKRESYEICFIPDDDYRTYLKNIKPEIAEKLNGGNFVNTDRKIIGKHKGFPFYTIGQRKGLEVAVGTPLYVVEIIPETNTVVLGFREELSKKKMSVENYNLMKYSEINSVREVITKVRYKDKGTLSRIVESENKINVEFLESVAAIAPGQSAVFYENDDIVGGGFIAKD; translated from the coding sequence ATGAGTAAACACGGCAGAATCCTTGTGGCTATGAGCGGCGGCGTTGACAGTTCCGTTGCTTCAATCCTACTTAAAGAAGAAGGTTATGAAGTAATCGGAATTACGCTTAAAACATGGGATTATTCCTTATCAGGATGCGAAAAAAAAGAAAATGCATGTTGTAATACCGATGCAATAAATGATGCTCGCTCAATTGCCGTAAAAAGCGGATTTCCTCATTATGTTATTGACCTTACACAAAAATTCAATGATTGTGTTATTGAAAATTTTGTTGATGAATATTTATCAGGGCGAACCCCAAACCCCTGCATTTTGTGTAATACAAATATTAAATGGGCAACATTGCTCGAAAAAGCAAACCAACTCGGCTGCGAATATGTTGCTACAGGTCATTATGCAAAAGTAAATTCGGCAGATAATCGTTATTTTATTTCAAAGGCAACCGATGACAATAAAGACCAATCTTATGTTTTATGGGCACTTACTCAGGAGCAATTAAAAAAAACAATGTTTCCACTCGGCAAATACAAAAAACCGGAAATTAAATCAATTGCCACAAAATTCGGATTTACTGACATAGCAGGCAAACGCGAGAGTTATGAAATTTGTTTTATTCCCGATGATGATTATAGAACATATTTAAAAAATATAAAACCGGAAATAGCAGAAAAATTAAACGGAGGCAACTTTGTTAATACTGATAGAAAAATAATAGGTAAACATAAAGGTTTTCCCTTCTATACAATCGGTCAGCGAAAAGGACTTGAAGTAGCAGTAGGAACTCCATTATACGTTGTTGAAATTATTCCCGAAACAAATACCGTTGTTCTCGGCTTCAGAGAAGAACTATCAAAGAAAAAAATGAGTGTTGAAAATTATAACTTAATGAAATATTCCGAAATTAATTCGGTTAGAGAAGTTATAACAAAAGTGAGATATAAAGATAAAGGCACTTTGAGCAGAATTGTTGAATCGGAAAATAAAATAAATGTTGAATTTCTCGAAAGCGTTGCTGCCATTGCTCCCGGACAATCTGCTGTTTTTTATGAGAACGACGATATTGTCGGCGGTGGATTTATTGCAAAAGATTGA
- a CDS encoding M6 family metalloprotease domain-containing protein — translation MRKVIYILLMFCVLSLKAAYLENEPQTIVQPDGSVIHCFVTGDEFYNWLHDENYYTIVKDSKTGYYKYAVIKNDELVPSEYTVGKVDPENTELMPRTNISTKKILAKRNEFWKNTPIPANLKRQTLSSGAINNLVVYIHFSDEAEFTDDTITYWNMFNNKTTGYSSMYNYYKEVSYNALGISTYFYPKTTSTVISYQDSHDRNYYKPYDASTNTEGYQGGDNGTERTNREHALLRNAVNYVASQVPTSLNLDYNNDGYVDNVCFVVSGGVTAWATLLWPHRWSLYSLTANINGKRVYDYNFQVRNSLLSSGVGVLCHEMFHTLGAPDLYHYSQDGFNPCGRWDIMANNTNPPQHMTTFMKYRYGEWISNIPKITTNGRYTLKPVVSTTNNCYRINSPNSTTEYAMLEYRRKTGTFENSIYSSGLIIYRINSLADGDGNADGPPDEVYVYRPNGDTANDGSISTGYFRSGSGRTNFNNLTNPFSFLSDGTDACFDIYNISAADTIISFNVFIKPDIIPNADTIICSGDSILLKTPNLQNTTYKWKKNGFYISGETDTVLYAKTSGIYEIEATRYNCATVSTEVDVSVQVCSKINEKNRIQVFEINPNPAKDYLNFKITNSCNQKIIYSIIDITGRKIVEKCIYNTSNNFTTTVNISDYSKGMYFIKLKTQSNEIIRKFTKI, via the coding sequence ATGAGAAAAGTAATTTACATATTGTTAATGTTTTGTGTTTTATCTTTAAAAGCAGCATATTTAGAAAATGAACCTCAAACAATAGTTCAGCCCGATGGTTCAGTTATTCATTGCTTTGTAACAGGCGATGAATTTTACAACTGGCTGCATGACGAGAACTATTATACTATTGTTAAAGACAGCAAAACCGGCTATTACAAATATGCCGTAATAAAAAACGATGAGTTAGTACCTTCTGAATATACTGTTGGCAAGGTTGACCCTGAAAATACAGAACTAATGCCAAGAACAAATATTTCTACAAAAAAAATATTAGCAAAAAGAAATGAATTTTGGAAGAACACGCCTATACCAGCTAATTTAAAAAGACAAACATTGAGTTCTGGAGCAATTAACAATTTGGTTGTTTATATTCATTTCAGCGATGAGGCAGAATTTACTGATGATACAATTACTTACTGGAACATGTTTAACAACAAAACTACAGGATATAGTTCAATGTATAATTATTATAAGGAAGTTTCGTATAACGCACTTGGTATATCAACATATTTTTATCCTAAAACCACGTCAACAGTAATTTCTTATCAGGATTCGCATGACAGGAATTATTACAAACCTTATGATGCATCAACCAACACCGAGGGCTATCAGGGTGGAGACAATGGAACCGAAAGAACAAACAGAGAACATGCTTTGCTGAGAAATGCTGTAAACTATGTGGCTTCGCAAGTGCCAACAAGTTTGAATCTTGATTATAATAATGATGGTTATGTTGACAATGTCTGCTTTGTAGTATCGGGAGGAGTTACTGCATGGGCAACGTTGCTTTGGCCTCACAGATGGTCGTTGTATTCATTAACTGCAAATATTAATGGAAAGAGAGTTTATGATTACAATTTTCAGGTAAGAAATAGTTTGTTATCAAGTGGTGTGGGTGTGCTTTGTCACGAAATGTTTCATACGCTTGGGGCACCTGATTTATATCACTATTCGCAGGATGGTTTTAATCCCTGCGGGAGATGGGACATCATGGCAAACAATACAAATCCTCCTCAACACATGACAACATTTATGAAATATCGTTATGGCGAGTGGATTTCAAATATTCCTAAAATCACGACAAATGGCAGATACACTTTAAAGCCGGTTGTTTCTACAACAAACAACTGTTATAGAATTAATTCACCAAATTCAACTACAGAATATGCAATGCTTGAATATAGGAGGAAAACAGGAACATTTGAAAATTCAATTTATTCAAGCGGGTTAATAATTTATAGAATAAATTCTTTGGCAGATGGGGATGGTAATGCAGATGGTCCACCGGACGAGGTTTATGTTTACAGACCCAATGGAGATACTGCTAACGATGGTTCTATTAGCACAGGTTATTTCAGATCCGGCTCAGGCAGAACAAACTTTAACAACCTTACTAACCCTTTTTCATTCTTGTCTGACGGAACTGATGCATGTTTTGATATATACAATATCTCAGCAGCTGATACAATAATTTCATTTAACGTATTCATAAAACCGGATATTATACCAAATGCAGACACTATTATTTGCAGCGGAGATTCAATTTTATTAAAAACTCCAAACTTGCAAAATACAACTTACAAATGGAAAAAAAACGGCTTTTATATTTCCGGTGAAACTGATACTGTTTTATACGCTAAAACATCAGGCATATACGAAATAGAAGCAACAAGGTATAATTGCGCAACTGTATCAACTGAAGTAGATGTTTCGGTGCAGGTGTGTTCAAAAATAAATGAGAAAAACAGAATACAGGTATTTGAGATAAATCCTAATCCTGCTAAAGATTATCTTAATTTTAAAATTACTAATTCTTGTAATCAAAAAATAATATATTCAATAATAGATATTACTGGCAGAAAAATTGTTGAAAAATGTATTTATAATACATCAAATAATTTTACAACAACAGTAAACATTTCCGATTATTCAAAAGGAATGTATTTTATAAAATTAAAAACTCAAAGCAACGAAATAATAAGAAAATTCACAAAGATTTAG
- a CDS encoding DUF6056 family protein, with product MKFKIIYFLFFLSLILFALLFVFLSYNNRLTSDDFLFSSFVKENGIIGTTSFLYENWSGRWTAYSLANIVYFLYSKSTIALFLFSIINLVFTILSVFTVFKILSKKTKIEIKNSFLFLLSLFFSSTFFYLTTNKGECWFWTISIPIYLLSLNFILLGFGLMFNDSKKFLNYFFIAICFIYIGGASEIYSLLTILIFIVSLILLKKSNAPTYKKIIFGFVFCLLSFLITYLSAGNKIRATALPSPIFINGLKFSLLTLLYLLKNIVIKNFHLLILFSIIWFIAGTLINKNFTANNKNFRNPFLIFLSSSLVIIFIIIFLSTYILSDIAPDRILIIAYFIISFSVFIYTFSLGFTITSLNKKLSVFILLSSFIVLVFIQLGILKNQYTITKQYSSDYDKRIEKLKSIKNENKVMSVEPLPTSGYLYSKDISVDTANQENKNIKKYLDLKFNVWLKQKNFHQQVSKSL from the coding sequence ATGAAATTTAAAATCATTTACTTTTTATTTTTTTTATCACTCATTTTGTTTGCATTACTATTCGTTTTTTTGTCATATAACAATCGTTTAACAAGCGATGATTTTTTATTTTCATCATTTGTAAAAGAAAATGGAATTATCGGAACAACATCTTTTCTGTATGAAAACTGGAGCGGAAGATGGACCGCTTATTCACTGGCAAATATTGTTTATTTTCTATATTCAAAATCAACAATAGCATTATTTTTATTTTCTATAATTAATCTTGTTTTTACAATACTTTCTGTTTTTACTGTTTTTAAAATACTTTCAAAAAAAACTAAAATTGAAATTAAAAATTCGTTTTTGTTTCTTTTAAGTTTATTTTTTTCATCAACATTTTTTTATTTAACCACAAACAAAGGAGAATGCTGGTTCTGGACAATTTCAATTCCAATTTATTTATTAAGTTTAAATTTTATTCTTCTTGGTTTCGGTTTAATGTTTAATGATTCAAAAAAGTTTTTAAATTATTTTTTTATCGCAATTTGTTTTATTTATATCGGCGGAGCATCGGAAATATATTCACTTCTGACAATTTTAATTTTTATTGTTTCATTAATTTTACTCAAAAAATCAAATGCACCCACTTATAAAAAAATAATTTTTGGTTTTGTATTTTGTCTGTTGTCTTTTTTGATAACATATTTATCAGCCGGAAATAAAATCAGAGCCACTGCCCTACCCTCTCCGATTTTTATAAATGGATTAAAATTTTCACTTTTAACTTTATTATATTTATTGAAAAACATAGTTATTAAAAATTTTCATCTTTTAATCTTATTTTCAATAATCTGGTTTATTGCCGGAACTTTGATTAATAAGAATTTTACAGCTAATAATAAAAATTTCAGAAACCCATTTCTTATATTTTTATCTTCATCATTAGTAATTATTTTTATTATAATTTTCCTTTCTACTTATATCTTGTCGGATATTGCTCCTGACAGAATATTGATAATTGCATATTTCATTATCTCGTTTTCAGTTTTCATTTACACATTTTCACTCGGATTTACAATTACTTCCCTAAATAAAAAATTATCAGTATTTATTTTATTATCATCATTTATTGTTTTAGTTTTTATTCAATTGGGTATTCTGAAAAATCAATATACAATCACAAAACAATATTCTTCGGATTATGACAAGAGGATTGAAAAATTAAAATCTATTAAAAACGAGAATAAAGTTATGAGTGTTGAACCATTACCAACCTCAGGTTATTTGTATTCAAAAGATATTTCCGTTGATACGGCAAATCAGGAAAATAAAAATATTAAAAAATATCTTGATTTAAAATTTAATGTATGGTTGAAACAGAAAAATTTTCATCAACAAGTTTCTAAATCTTTGTGA
- a CDS encoding toxin-antitoxin system YwqK family antitoxin, translating to MKKTSCLIFAFLFSVFVFSQNNTKDTTINKTDKKGLKQGLWKKYYNSTTLRYEGNFKNDKPCGEFRYYYEDGKLKSIVNYSNNGSKAYAKTYQNDGKNLMAEGIYNNMKKDSIWKFYDLNGKLINEGAYKNNKLNGLCKTYFISNSKVADEITYIDSIKNGPWKQYFENGNVKYEATFLNGLLEGSFKIYYPSGELYVQQNYIHSLREGKVITYKKTGEILTTENYKNGVLQETVKEKEKKMKQLDSLLNKRLPDFEKDTNYQFNPKNPSNVNGNE from the coding sequence ATGAAAAAAACATCGTGCTTAATATTTGCATTTCTTTTTTCTGTTTTTGTTTTCTCACAAAACAACACCAAAGATACTACAATAAATAAAACTGATAAAAAGGGACTGAAACAAGGATTGTGGAAAAAATATTATAATTCAACAACCCTTCGTTATGAAGGAAATTTTAAAAATGATAAACCTTGCGGTGAGTTTAGATATTATTATGAAGATGGCAAACTCAAGTCCATAGTTAATTATAGCAATAATGGTTCAAAAGCTTATGCAAAAACATATCAGAATGATGGCAAAAATCTAATGGCTGAAGGTATTTATAATAACATGAAAAAAGATTCCATTTGGAAGTTTTATGATTTAAATGGGAAACTAATAAATGAAGGGGCATACAAAAACAACAAACTAAATGGTTTATGCAAAACATATTTTATTTCCAATTCAAAAGTTGCTGATGAAATAACATACATTGACAGCATCAAAAACGGACCATGGAAACAATATTTTGAAAACGGAAATGTAAAATATGAAGCCACATTTTTAAACGGATTGCTTGAAGGAAGTTTTAAAATATATTATCCATCGGGCGAACTTTACGTTCAACAAAATTACATTCACTCTCTGCGTGAAGGAAAAGTTATCACTTACAAAAAAACAGGCGAAATACTAACAACAGAAAATTATAAAAACGGAGTGCTTCAGGAAACGGTAAAAGAAAAAGAAAAAAAGATGAAACAGCTTGATAGCTTACTTAATAAAAGACTTCCCGACTTTGAAAAGGACACTAACTACCAGTTCAATCCCAAAAATCCGAGCAACGTAAACGGTAATGAGTAA
- a CDS encoding DUF169 domain-containing protein, with amino-acid sequence MDLKLKQKFLELWKEYFGNSELPFTFYYSKEPGTAELFNHPKGRSCLICELSKVRNGESLAYNIENISCFGAKRYLGYVEGLRPKFEYFLSCGIPGEMEGERYIRTPEMVLELQKNQKRITDAIGNYIIFKRWDKLEESDNPAVVIFFAKPDVLSGLFTLANFDQTEPNSTFTPFGAGCGTIVHYPYFEKDNERPRAIIGMFDPSARPCVPKDTLSFAVPMLKFEKMIGYMEESFLITDTWKTVKKRIE; translated from the coding sequence ATGGACTTGAAACTCAAACAAAAATTCCTTGAGCTATGGAAGGAATACTTTGGTAATTCTGAATTGCCTTTTACTTTTTATTACAGCAAGGAACCCGGTACAGCAGAACTTTTTAATCATCCAAAAGGAAGAAGCTGCCTTATATGCGAACTCTCAAAAGTAAGAAACGGCGAATCGCTTGCGTACAATATTGAAAACATATCATGCTTCGGAGCAAAGCGTTATCTTGGATATGTTGAAGGATTGCGACCTAAATTCGAATACTTTCTTTCATGCGGAATTCCCGGTGAAATGGAAGGTGAACGATACATAAGAACTCCTGAAATGGTTCTCGAATTGCAGAAAAATCAAAAAAGAATTACGGATGCAATTGGAAATTATATAATTTTTAAAAGATGGGATAAGCTTGAAGAAAGCGATAATCCGGCTGTTGTTATTTTCTTTGCAAAACCCGATGTTTTGTCGGGACTTTTTACTCTTGCAAATTTCGACCAGACAGAACCTAACAGCACATTTACACCATTTGGTGCGGGTTGCGGCACTATCGTTCATTATCCTTATTTCGAAAAAGACAACGAACGACCAAGAGCAATAATAGGAATGTTCGACCCATCAGCTCGTCCGTGTGTTCCGAAAGACACTCTTTCGTTTGCAGTGCCAATGCTTAAGTTTGAAAAAATGATTGGCTATATGGAAGAAAGTTTTTTAATTACTGATACATGGAAAACCGTAAAAAAAAGAATTGAATAA